From a region of the Candidatus Edwardsbacteria bacterium genome:
- a CDS encoding potassium channel protein, which produces MNKEFKKIIWPIAFIALLVILSSFLLYGLARMEGKDITLLKSLYMVAITISTIGYEDMIGTQGSRLLTVVNIALIFIYMIGVAYAVSNFTAFLIEGRLNKFFQLRKLLKRIKRMDKHYIICGAKDIGVYIARELKETKRPFVVIDESPQALDAIRKEIPDVVAVVGDPTDDNVLLEAGIKKAQALIAALESDKENLYLVVAAKDLNKDIKIASRFNNPATRHKFVNAGASHLVSPNMIGGMRIASELVRPATVSFLDTMLRSKKHDAMRVEEFQVPKNSGFIGRTLLDVHKETGVLAISAKLLGSEDYDYNPDPMMKLAADMVLIFIATPDKRILLEEKLAK; this is translated from the coding sequence ATGAATAAAGAATTTAAAAAAATAATCTGGCCGATAGCGTTCATCGCACTGCTGGTGATATTATCCTCCTTTTTGCTTTATGGACTGGCCCGGATGGAGGGCAAGGATATTACCCTGCTGAAGAGCCTGTATATGGTGGCCATCACCATCTCCACCATCGGCTACGAGGACATGATTGGCACCCAGGGCAGCCGGCTGTTGACCGTGGTCAACATCGCCCTGATATTCATCTATATGATCGGGGTGGCCTATGCCGTATCCAATTTCACCGCCTTTTTGATAGAGGGCCGGCTGAATAAATTCTTCCAGTTGCGAAAATTACTGAAGAGGATAAAGAGAATGGACAAGCATTACATAATCTGCGGGGCCAAGGATATCGGGGTTTATATCGCCCGCGAATTAAAGGAAACCAAGCGGCCATTTGTGGTCATCGACGAAAGCCCCCAGGCGCTGGACGCCATCCGCAAGGAGATCCCCGATGTGGTGGCGGTGGTGGGGGACCCCACCGATGACAATGTTCTGTTGGAGGCCGGGATCAAAAAAGCCCAGGCCCTGATAGCAGCGCTGGAGAGCGACAAGGAGAACCTCTACTTAGTGGTGGCGGCCAAGGATTTGAACAAAGACATCAAAATCGCTTCGCGCTTCAACAATCCCGCCACCCGGCACAAGTTCGTCAACGCTGGGGCTTCGCACCTAGTCTCGCCCAATATGATCGGCGGGATGCGGATCGCCTCGGAGCTGGTGCGCCCGGCGACGGTATCTTTCCTGGACACCATGCTGAGGAGCAAAAAGCATGACGCCATGCGGGTGGAGGAGTTCCAGGTGCCCAAAAACTCCGGCTTCATCGGAAGGACCCTGTTGGATGTACATAAGGAGACCGGGGTGCTGGCAATATCGGCTAAGCTTTTGGGCAGTGAGGATTACGACTACAATCCCGATCCCATGATGAAACTGGCGGCCGATATGGTTTTGATCTTCATTGCCACTCCGGATAAGAGGATCTTGTTGGAAGAGAAGCTGGCAAAGTGA